One Drosophila subobscura isolate 14011-0131.10 chromosome U, UCBerk_Dsub_1.0, whole genome shotgun sequence DNA window includes the following coding sequences:
- the LOC117902646 gene encoding uncharacterized protein LOC117902646, with protein MEISKKSKKSKNAKKSKEPKDSTLTLKLTALNRKRKEVIRVLALKHEILLKSGVSYLEYLELRAEMERLNGLKDNFTRRVDKLKQQAK; from the exons ATGGAGATCAGTAAA AAATCAAAGAAGTCAAAGAACGCGAAGAAATCGAAGGAACCCAAAGACTCGACCCTCACACTGAAGCTGACGGCACTGAATCGTAAGCGAAAGGAGGTCATCCGCGTTCTTGCCCTAAAACACGAAATCCTACTCAAATCGGGAGTTTCCTACTTGGAGTACCTAGAGCTGCGTGCCGAGATGGAGCGATTGAATGGCCTCAAGGATAATTTTACGCGACGCGTTGACAAATtgaaacaacaagcaaaataG
- the LOC117902644 gene encoding mitochondrial cardiolipin hydrolase: MELVEIFDLVRSHSILATVTMFAGTALASELLWKAIQYARRHSRRRRVHEVLFFNELGEICLDHHRGKSFTNTNDCSNSHCSLRSLEKIAVLMDEAQYSIDIAIYTFTSNTLWLALKRALQRGVSIRVISDREMVYSGSSKIQEMAAFGVPVRGPFKTNLIMHHKFCVIDGVARVQEILQMKQRKWPRPYESVLISGSVNWTNSGFGANYENCTISSDEVMTRQYQEEFNRMWKYFADTAEKFLESSVGKCE; this comes from the coding sequence atggaACTCGTTGAAATATTTGATCTGGTAAGGAGTCATTCCATCCTGGCCACCGTGACCATGTTTGCCGGCACCGCCTTAGCCTCGGAGCTACTATGGAAGGCAATCCAATACGCGCGCAGGCACTCGCGACGCCGCCGTGTCCACGAGGTTCTCTTCTTCAACGAACTGGGGGAAATTTGTTTAGATCATCATCGTGGCAAGTCCTTCACAAATACAAACGATTGCAGTAACTCTCACTGCAGCTTAAGGAGCTTGGAGAAGATTGCTGTGCTGATGGATGAGGCTCAATACTCCATTGATATAGCCATTTACACATTCACTTCGAACACTTTATGGTTGGCCCTGAAGCGAGCGCTGCAGCGAGGAGTATCCATTCGTGTGATCAGCGATCGCGAAATGGTTTATTCTGGCAGCTCGAAGATACAGGAGATGGCTGCCTTCGGTGTACCTGTGCGCGGACCATTCAAAACCAATCTCATAATGCACCATAAGTTCTGTGTGATCGATGGCGTGGCTCGGGTGCAAGAGATTCTGCAAATGAAGCAACGAAAGTGGCCGAGACCCTACGAAAGTGTGCTGATAAGCGGCTCCGTTAACTGGACAAACTCGGGATTCGGTGCTAACTACGAGAACTGCACAATCAGCTCAGATGAGGTTATGACTCGTCAATACCAGGAGGAGTTCAATCGCATGTGGAAGTACTTTGCGGACACGGCAGAAAAGTTCCTAGAAAGCTCCGTAGGGAAGTGCGAATAA
- the LOC117902645 gene encoding augmin complex subunit dgt2 — MKTLPSTTIMSTDTKELLETRDNELKKVLQLKLLLDAMRRLDMGKNQSPGIKRALKLVSIGEFMRLGNDDGQQDYVLDLQEHKVVPALSYTDRKALRTSLTAKLQESLTPIAELGDQIREEFPEVFSKDVELNPGQKEIISLEVEHRASLEKKGELLSRKCALLNDAAELKMGPHLVNELQLKQASAEVTQTKAELLCSCFMNEIASRTEHSVKAIKEVEAHLDELLSAKNSATSTEKRAK; from the exons atgaagACTTTACCGTCCACAACAATTATGTCCACTGATaccaaggagctgctggaaaCCCGTGATAATGAACTGAAGAAGGTGCTGCAGTTgaaactgctgctggatgcAATGCGCCGCTTGGATATGGGAAAAAATCAGAGCCCCGGAATCAAGCGGGCCCTCAAATTGGTGTCCATCGGGGAATTTATGCGTTTAGGCAATGACGATGGCCAGCAGGATTATGTACTTG ATCTACAGGAACACAAAGTCGTCCCGGCCCTCTCCTACACGGACCGCAAGGCTCTGCGCACCAGTCTGACTGCCAAGCTGCAGGAAAGCCTCACACCCATTGCCGAGCTGGGCGACCAGATACGTGAGGAATTCCCCGAAGTCTTCAGCAAGGACGTGGAACTCAATCCGGGCCAAAAGGAGATCATCAGCCTGGAGGTGGAGCATCGCGCCAGTTTAGAGAAAAAGGGGGAGCTGCTCAGCCGCAAGTGCGCACTGCTCAACGATGCCGCCGAGCTGAAGATGGGCCCGCACCTGGTGAACGAGCTCCAGCTAAAACAGGCGTCCGCGGAGGTGACCCAAACCAAAGCGGAGCTGCTGTGCAGCTGCTTCATGAATGAGATTGCATCGCGCACCGAGCACAGTGTGAAGGCCATCAAGGAGGTGGAAGCGCATCTGGATGAGCTGCTTAGTGCCAAGAACTCCGCCACCAGCACCGAAAAGCGTGccaaataa
- the LOC117901789 gene encoding polycomb protein esc translates to MTETSPSESEPQAEELPAEEDAAATQTPPDAAPTLSTNGGGLAMDGEEENDGVSLDRDDSASLFSTTTTTTRSKSPNTRKLNRLCRRVKAPKMVPPLYKYSSHVKEDHNHQIFGVQFNTFLERGQPQVFATVGKDRVSIYECVKRNEQEDTNGGLRLLQVYADPDTDESFYTCAWSYDTVTGDPVLAAAGYRGVIRIFNPIKHQCSKNYIGHGHAINELKFHPVRPQLLLSGSKDHSLRLWNIQSDVCVAVFGGVEGHRDEVLSIDFDLRGDRIMSSGMDHSLKLWRLDTPDIKEAIELSSNFVPGKTTSPFPTIKEHFPDFSTRDIHRNYVDCVQWFGDFVFSKSCENSIVCWKPGKLSAPWHDIKPQESTTTVLHHFDYKMCEIWFVRFAFNSWQKVLALGNQLGTTFVWELDCNDPNLTKCSQLVHPKSNSTIRQTSFSKDGSILICVCDDSTVWRWDRGN, encoded by the exons ATGACCGAGACGAGTCCCAGTGAATCCGAGCCCCAGGCGGAAGAACTGCCCGCAGAGGAGGATGCTGCGGCCACACAAACACCGCCAGACGCTGCGCCCACACTCTCAACAAATGGCGGCGGGCTCGCCATGGACGGGGAGGAGGAAAACGATGGCGTCTCGCTGGACCGTGACGATTCCGCCAGCTTGTTCAGCACCACCacaacgacgacgaggagCAAGTCGCCGAATACGCGCAAGCTAAACCGTCTGTGCAGGCGCGTCAAGGCACCCAAAATGGTGCCACCGCTGTACAAGTACAG CTCCCATGTGAAGGAGGATCACAATCATCAGATCTTTGGTGTGCAGTTTAATACCTTTCTGGAGCGTGGCCAGCCACAGGTATTTGCCACCGTTGGCAAGGATCGTGTGTCCATTTACGAGTGCGTCAAGCGTAACGAGCAGGAGGATACCAACGGTggcctgcggctgctgcaggtCTACGCAGATCCAGAT ACCGATGAAAGCTTCTATACGTGCGCCTGGTCGTATGACACTGTAACGGGCGATCCAGTGCTGGCCGCTGCGGGCTATCGTGGTGTCATACGCATCTTTAACCCCATAAAGCATCAGTGCAGCAAAAATTAcattgggcatgggcatgccaTCAATGAGCTCAAATTCCATCCGGTgcggccgcagctgctgctctctggcaGCAAGGATCACTCGCTGCGCCTGTGGAACATTCAGTCGGATGTGTGCGTGGCCGTCTTTGGCGGCGTGGAGGGACATCGCGACGAGGTGCTCTCGATTGACTTTGATTTGCGCGGTGATCGCATCATGTCCAGCGGCATGGATCACTCGCTGAAGCTGTGGCGCCTGGACACGCCCGACATCAAGGAGGCCATCGAGCTGAGCTCGAATTTTGTGCCCGGCAAGACGACGTCTCCCTTTCCCACCATCAAGGAGCACTTTCCGGACTTTTCCACGCGTGACATCCATCGGAATTATGTGGACTGCGTGCAGTGGTTCGGCGATTTTGTCTTCTCCAAGTCCTGCGAGAATTCCATTGTCTGCTGGAAGCCCGGCAAGCTGTCCGCACCCTGGCATGACATCAAGCCGCAGGAGTCCACCACCACGGTCCTGCATCACTTTGACTATAAAATGTGCGAGATTTGGTTCGTGCGTTTCGCTTTCAATTCGTGGCAGAAGGTCCTGGCGCTGGGCAATCAGCTGGGCACCACATTCGTATGGGAACTCGACTGCAATGATCCGAATCTGACCAAGTGCAGCCAGCTGGTGCATCCGAAGAGCAACTCCACCATTCGCCAGACATCCTTCTCCAAGGATGgttccattttgatttgtgtCTGCGACGACAGCACCGTCTGGCGCTGGGATCGTGGAAATTAA
- the LOC117901557 gene encoding transcriptional adapter 1: MLTDRVIATKEALVVALGDNWERYRANMKNWFRNRWTKEEFDCECRKIMSPDKLHLHNQFLLALLNKIDAFAPVETTPPLQASNSNRSKRRKRSTRTFAERLNFEILEVLDFVAEDNMQVIRPPPTVSGDQPMQQHPPTQRYCAQELFLPDAGFIMGRFLIGAWEIGLVSVDDNVAEYVAMAVQVLLKDLLGTIIKKRKHYKTSGEGNFYYDVGAPLRDPALRNTVTRQKVDDTPLELDKELNTANFMRRQNDDVIFLSACEEVEPSERTLITLKDCQLAFRDRNLIGSHSVYSINMERLNMMMH; this comes from the exons ATGCTGACTGACCGTGTGATAGCCACCAAGGAGGCACTGGTTGTGGCCTTGGGCGACAACTGGGAGCGCTACAGAGCCAACATGAAGAATTGGTTTCGCAATCGCTGGACCAAAGAGGAATTCGACTGCGAGTGCCGAAAGATCATGTCGCCGGACAAGTTGCATCTGCACAACCAGTttctgctggcgctgctgaaCAAGATCGATGCATTTGCACCCGTAGAGACAACGCCGCCGCTGCaggccagcaacagcaaccgcagcaAGCGGCGGAAGCGCAGCACGCGGACCTTTGCGGAACgtttaaattttgaaattttggaGGTGCTGGATTTTGTGGCCGAGGACAATATGCAAGTGATACGACCACCGCCCACCGTGAGTGGTGATCAGCcgatgcagcagcatccgccCACTCAACGTTATTGCGCCCAGGAGTTGTTCCTGCCCGATGCGGGCTTCATTATGGGCCGCTTCCTCATCGGCGCTTGGGAGATTGGTCTTGTGTCCGTGGACGACAATGTGGCCGAGTATGTGGCCATGGCAGTGCAAGTGCTGCTCAAGGATCTGCTGGGCACCATCATCAAGAAGCGCAAACACTACAAAACCAGCGGCGAAGGCAACTTTTACTACGATGTCGGCGCCCCACTGCGAGATCCCGCTCTCAGGAACACTGTGACCCGCCAGAAGGTGGACGACACACCCCTAGAGCTGGACAAGGAGCTGAATACGGCCAACTTTATGCGGCGACAAAACGATGATGTTATCTTTCTCTCCGCCTGCGAAGAAGT TGAGCCCAGCGAACGGACGCTCATCACGCTCAAGGATTGCCAGCTGGCGTTTAGGGATCGCAACTTAATTGGCTCCCATTCGGTGTACTCAATCAACATGGAGCGCTTGAACATGATGATGCATTAA
- the LOC117901556 gene encoding ras-interacting protein RIP3-like, whose protein sequence is MGICRFFQQGSCRFGTKCSNEHFDVKVVLKNDMEASINGKMWPFSVYGPFKDKGNIPNFIEDQSFEEVRLLCYEAKRLNSFDQFHQQFNREVMEATNKMKSMVQATPQVVDVMIKIFDAPEGGTSAVAGAPNQNPFAATAGNGTAGSIFSKPTLGGGNILGAANQVNNTQSLFGGSLAAGNTGSSIFGGGNVAGGGSVFGQQQPQQQQQQQQGVAAQPFQGGNIFAQAQAQPQAANQMPFGGFQQQPQQQQPGAGGVFGQAAVNPSGGIFGQVAQQPHQPPSGLFAQAAQTVGFQQQQPQQMMQQQQAQQQQMMQQANPQQQQQLLQQQQQQMMQQQQQQQQMMQQQQQQQQQQPQQQQPQQPQPPGGSSVYSTMESLTPAEIEAFKAEQFLPGHVPFNPPPRELC, encoded by the exons ATGGGAATTTGTCGGTTCTTCCAGCAGGGCTCCTGCCGCTTTGGCACCAAGTGCAGCAACGAACACTTTGACGTAAA AGTGGTGCTGAAGAATGACATGGAGGCCAGCATCAATGGCAAGATGTGGCCCTTCTCGGTGTACGGCCCATTCAAGGACAAGGGAAACATTCCCAACTTCATTGAGGATCAGTCCTTCGAGGAGGTCCGACTGCTCTGCTACGAGGCGAAGCGCCTGAACAGCTTCGATCAGTTCCATCAACAGTTCAATCGTGAGGTCATGGAGGCCACCAACAAGATGAAGTCAATGGTGCAGGCCACACCACAGGTGGTCGATGTTATGATCAAGATCTTCGATGCACCAGAGGGAGGCACCTCCGCAGTCGCTGGTGCGCCCAATCAGAATCCCTTTGCAGCAACGGCTGGCAATGGCACCGCTGGCTCCATCTTCAGTAAGCCAACTCTGGGTGGCGGCAACATCTTGGGCGCTGCAAATCAAGTTAATAATACACAAAGCCTCTTTGGTGGctccctggctgctggcaacaCGGGAAGCAGCATATTTGGCGGTGGCAATGTTGCTGGGGGAGGAAGTGTTTTtggacagcaacaaccacagcagcagcagcagcagcagcagggtgtTGCAGCGCAGCCCTTTCAGGGGGGAAATATATTCgctcaggcacaggcacagccacaggcagcgAATCAAATGCCTTTTGGTGGCtttcaacagcagccacaacagcagcagccaggagcaggaggtgtcTTTGGTCAAGCTGCAGTCAATCCCAGTGGCGGTATCTTTGGACAGGTGGCCCAACAGCCACATCAGCCGCCAAGTGGTTTGTTTGCTCAAGCAGCACAAACCGTAGGcttccagcaacagcagccacaacaaatgatgcagcagcagcaggcccagcagcaacagatgaTGCAGCAAGCAAatccccagcaacagcagcagctcctgcagcagcaacagcaacaaatgatgcagcaacaacagcaacagcagcaaatgatgcagcaacaacagcagcagcagcaacaacagcctcagcaacaacagcctcAGCAACCACAGCCACCAGGCGGCAGCTCCGTTTACAGCACGATGGAATCCTTGACACCCGCAGAAATAGAAGCATTCAAAGCGGAACAATTTCTGCCCGGTCACGTGCCCTTTAATCCACCACCACGTGAATTGTGTTAA